One region of Anaerolineales bacterium genomic DNA includes:
- the pstB gene encoding phosphate ABC transporter ATP-binding protein, with amino-acid sequence MVRAVTVPAKEGLEADGRPHSVKIDIRSLSVFYGKFRAIAEVTMSIPANKVTAIIGPSGCGKSTLLRAINRMTDLTLGARAEGEIRLDGENILAQGVDVVPIRQRIGMVFQRPNPFPKSIYDNVAYGPRLYGVRRRVDLDGIVERSLQQAALWDEVKDKLHQSGMALSGGQQQRLCIARALAVEPSVILMDEPASALDPIATLKIEDLMQQLKSEYTIVIVTHNMQQAARVADYTAFLMIDAERAGRLIEFGPTNKIFTKPEKKETEDYVTGRFG; translated from the coding sequence ATGGTCCGCGCCGTCACCGTTCCGGCGAAAGAGGGACTGGAAGCCGACGGGAGGCCGCACTCCGTCAAGATCGACATCCGAAGCCTTTCGGTCTTCTACGGCAAATTCCGCGCCATCGCCGAAGTGACGATGTCCATCCCCGCCAACAAGGTGACGGCGATCATCGGCCCTTCGGGCTGCGGCAAATCCACCCTCTTGCGAGCCATCAACCGCATGACGGATTTGACGCTGGGAGCCCGGGCCGAGGGCGAGATCCGGCTCGACGGCGAGAACATCCTGGCCCAAGGAGTCGACGTGGTGCCGATCCGCCAGCGGATCGGGATGGTGTTCCAGAGGCCCAACCCCTTCCCCAAGAGCATCTACGATAACGTCGCCTACGGCCCCCGGCTGTACGGCGTTCGGCGGCGGGTCGACCTGGACGGAATCGTCGAGCGCAGCCTGCAGCAGGCCGCGCTGTGGGACGAGGTTAAGGACAAGCTGCACCAATCGGGAATGGCGCTTTCCGGCGGGCAGCAGCAGCGCCTGTGCATCGCCCGGGCGCTGGCGGTGGAGCCCTCGGTGATCCTGATGGACGAACCCGCCTCGGCCCTGGATCCGATCGCCACCCTCAAGATCGAAGACCTGATGCAGCAATTGAAATCCGAATACACGATCGTGATCGTCACCCACAACATGCAGCAGGCCGCGCGGGTGGCGGATTACACCGCCTTTCTGATGATCGACGCCGAGCGCGCCGGACGCCTGATCGAATTCGGCCCGACCAATAAGATCTTCACCAAACCGGAGAAGAAGGAAACCGAGGATTATGTTACCGGGCGGTTCGGATAA
- the phoU gene encoding phosphate signaling complex protein PhoU, which yields MTRAILNERLQQLQDEVLSLGSIVGQAAVDSVRALSRSDTAAAKELERRDRLINTRRFEIERECLALIATQQPMAHDLRLLAAVLEVITELERMGDYVKGIAHITVLLRPFPPPPDLFEELETMAINAGAMLRCALDAFAAGDERAARAIPQEDDEVDRSYARIFQMLTEWINSHPDSIDPATRLLWVAHNLERFADRVTNICERTIFTICGEMVEFSSSGGD from the coding sequence ATGACGCGCGCAATCCTGAACGAGCGGTTGCAGCAATTGCAGGATGAAGTGCTGAGTTTGGGAAGCATCGTCGGCCAGGCGGCCGTGGATTCCGTGCGGGCGCTCAGCCGCTCCGACACGGCCGCGGCGAAGGAACTTGAGCGGCGTGACCGGCTGATCAACACCCGGCGCTTCGAGATCGAGCGTGAGTGCCTGGCGCTGATCGCCACCCAGCAGCCGATGGCGCACGACCTGCGCCTCCTGGCCGCGGTGCTGGAGGTGATCACCGAACTCGAACGGATGGGGGATTACGTTAAAGGCATCGCCCATATCACGGTCCTGCTCCGGCCGTTTCCGCCGCCCCCCGACCTGTTCGAGGAGCTGGAGACGATGGCGATCAACGCCGGCGCCATGCTGCGCTGTGCGCTCGACGCCTTCGCGGCCGGCGACGAACGGGCGGCGCGCGCCATTCCGCAGGAAGACGACGAGGTGGACCGCTCCTACGCCCGGATTTTCCAAATGCTCACCGAGTGGATCAATTCCCACCCGGATTCGATCGATCCGGCCACCCGCCTGCTGTGGGTGGCCCACAACCTGGAGCGGTTCGCGGACCGCGTGACCAACATCTGTGAACGCACCATCTTCACCATTTGCGGGGAAATGGTGGAATTCTCCTCGTCGGGCGGCGATTAA
- a CDS encoding arsenate reductase ArsC, whose product MAEAIVNDRLLSRWEAHSAGIRPAAAVHPFVARVLAESGISFKGSPKGPEAVQGTAFDLVITLCDSARQECPVWLGSGGRAHHDYADPSLVQGPEEERIDAFRKLRDEMLAELPYLLERHGDRKLE is encoded by the coding sequence ATGGCGGAAGCGATCGTCAACGACCGCCTTCTTTCCCGTTGGGAAGCGCACAGCGCCGGAATCCGCCCGGCGGCGGCCGTGCACCCTTTTGTCGCACGGGTGCTCGCCGAATCCGGAATCTCTTTTAAAGGAAGCCCCAAGGGTCCGGAGGCCGTCCAGGGGACCGCCTTCGACCTGGTGATCACCTTATGCGACTCCGCCAGGCAGGAATGCCCGGTTTGGCTCGGCTCCGGGGGGCGCGCCCATCACGATTACGCCGATCCGAGTTTGGTGCAGGGGCCGGAAGAAGAAAGAATTGACGCCTTCCGGAAGCTGCGGGACGAAATGCTAGCGGAATTGCCGTATCTGCTGGAGAGGCATGGCGACCGGAAGCTGGAATAG
- the phoU gene encoding phosphate signaling complex protein PhoU, with the protein MTRNLFEQQLQRLQDEILELGSSVDQSLLEVVAALRRRDLATARRLEAHDEVINRKRFAIEEDCLTLIATQQPMARDLRILAAILEVITELERMGDYVKGIAHIITLLGPEPLPPDLLDHFDGMASQATKMLRRSLEAFIAGDARASKAIPAGDDEVDKLYNLVYRELLKQMIADPDSIDHATHLLWVAHNLERFADRVSNICERTLFFATGEMMEIRSTDDQTKHPTYVWRKEGPRHTGE; encoded by the coding sequence ATGACCAGGAATTTATTCGAACAACAGCTGCAGCGCCTGCAGGATGAGATCCTCGAACTGGGGTCCTCCGTCGACCAATCGCTGCTCGAGGTCGTCGCCGCCCTGCGCCGGCGGGATCTGGCCACGGCGCGGCGGTTGGAAGCCCACGACGAGGTGATCAACCGCAAACGCTTCGCGATCGAAGAAGACTGCTTGACGTTGATCGCCACCCAACAGCCGATGGCCCGCGATCTGCGGATCCTGGCGGCGATCCTCGAGGTGATCACCGAACTGGAACGGATGGGGGACTACGTCAAGGGCATCGCCCACATCATCACCCTGCTCGGCCCGGAGCCGCTGCCGCCCGACCTGTTGGATCATTTCGATGGGATGGCTTCCCAGGCGACAAAAATGCTGCGCCGGTCGCTGGAGGCATTCATCGCCGGCGACGCCAGGGCTTCCAAGGCGATTCCGGCCGGCGACGATGAGGTCGATAAACTCTACAACCTGGTCTACCGCGAGTTGTTGAAGCAGATGATCGCCGATCCCGATTCGATCGACCACGCCACTCACCTGCTGTGGGTCGCCCATAATCTGGAGCGCTTCGCCGACCGGGTCTCGAACATCTGCGAACGGACCCTCTTCTTCGCCACTGGGGAGATGATGGAGATCCGCTCCACCGACGATCAGACCAAACATCCCACCTATGTCTGGCGCAAGGAGGGGCCGCGCCACACTGGGGAATGA